In a single window of the Anabas testudineus chromosome 19, fAnaTes1.2, whole genome shotgun sequence genome:
- the LOC113156693 gene encoding zinc finger protein 135-like, whose amino-acid sequence MDGGITELPGPTLSLSTLRLLVPPIRLVSAAIWQTVEQKIVSDYGLLEEFVLMVTDIVPQLLSTRQRAELILGLRARLILELCRSEETADLQIIQPHLDRLQNLRCLWNGESDNAEQESADSHFMRLVQNLLRDPEERKNFFQDVFPGDFGPTYDKAIQTLMWLFLSRLEKLLPTQTLQQIAALLSNTSSVLSECMQAFAQPEELKTLLDTQKDLSQLEDIESFIVDSGILSALCLPPVERVVIVNEQTETDAESGLVYTVCTEMEVESENKEVYVEATGNSEECVQTECFGVGSEVKAEMDTVVVADPVEHTEASESEIVDDHQDDHSGTLMIGVDGQVTMLDEVEKKSNKRGRKKKRPADEDFKVQGSTKNNKDDPDSDVLSERPMRKNRGLKMKGYLSQWKKSGKTQGSSTTNSSSKKFASSAKSKDLEERTCKVCNMVVSRPKFLERHMNRHSEELPYSCPTCKRFYKSLRYLQQHRCHSVAKARVGRKAKEEETEADEAEQSSSGVPCEEAIEEQPSDNNTTHDPDYSPSAERRSSKDSGQKSPEGNKSLIEGPFYCPHCSVEFKCKQTFRFHLRNICYNEQQVDPEKPEDVKHCFRCDECDKAFKYKSTLDSHKQTHNPLYCEVCMKLVRDAEALAMHKESHTPFQCNQCEENFPVFKALHKHYIDVHNPTEPFTCTHCQTTFASLKRFIRHEWKHTGYQPFQCPHCSKRFRSYSDLVEHQKKHTKAYPFLCWECGKKFRHGVTLTRHVERVHHSGEPMTQKPLPTFTCSQCGKTFTSRRCLLKHDNFHHKGLRFPCEHCGKGFFGKDALVRHTLIHTGERPFKCDDCDKSFRSAAELKIHRRYHTGERPFKCTICDKGFVQSCFLTLHMRTHTGERPYVCLVCNKGFSSLHGLKRHKRLVHA is encoded by the exons ATGGACGGGGGTATTACCGAGTTACCTG GTCCCACTCTTTCTTTATCCACTCTGCGCCTCCTGGTCCCACCAATTCGGCTGGTATCTGCAGCAATCTGGCagacagtggagcagaaaaTTGTGTCGGATTATGGGTTGCTTGAGGAGTTTGTGCTTATGGTCACAGATATTGTTCCTCAACTTCTTTCAACGAGGCAGCGGGCTGAACTTATTTTGGGTCTAAGAGCACGG CTGATCCTGGAGCTATGTCGCTCTGAGGAAACTGCTGACCTTCAGATTATTCAGCCACATCTAGATCGACTGCAGAACCTGAGATGTCTTTGGAATGGGGAG AGTGATAATGCAGAACAAGAATCAGCTGATTCACATTTCATGCGTCTTGTTCAAAATCTGCTGAGAGATCCcgaagagagaaaaaactttTTCCAG GATGTCTTCCCAGGAGACTTTGGCCCCACATATGACAAAGCAATCCAGACATTGATGTGGCTGTTTCTCTCCAGACTTGAAAAGCTTCTTCCCACCCAAACTCTCCAACAG ATCGCAGCATTGCTCAGCAACACCTCATCAGTTCTGAGTGAATGCATGCAGGCTTTTGCTCAGCCAGAGGAGCTGAAAACCTTGCTGGACACTCAGAAGGACCTTAGCCAATTAGAGGACATTG AGTCATTCATTGTTGACAGCGGTATCTTGTCAGCCCTGTGTCTCCCACCTGTGGAAAGAGTTGTTATTGTCAAtgaacaaactgaaactgatgCAGAGAGCGGACTTGTGTATACTGTCTGCACAGAGATGGAGGTAGAATCTGAGAACAAAGAGGTCTACGTGGAGGCAACTGGGAACTCTGAGGAATGTGTGCAAACCGAGTGTTTTGGTGTCGGCAGTGAAGTGAAAGCAGAAATGGACACTGTGGTGGTCGCAGATCCTGTCGAACACACAGAGGCTAGTGAGAGCGAAATTGTAGACGACCACCAGGATGACCACTCAGGAACACTGATGATTGGTGTAGACGGACAGGTGACTATGTTGGATGAAGTGGAGAAGAAGTCAAACAAACgtgggaggaagaagaaacgTCCCGCAGATGAAGACTTCAAAGTGCAAGGCAGTACAAAGAACAATAAAGACGATCCAGACTCTGATGTTTTGTCAGAAAGACCAATGAGAAAGAACCGAGGACTCAAGATGAAAGGATATCTGTCGCAGTGGAAAAAATCCGGAAAGACACAGGGCAGCAGTACTACTAACAGTAGTTCCAAAAAGTTTGCCAGCTCAGCTAAAAGCAAAGATTTGGAAGAGAGAACATGTAAAGTTTGTAACATGGTCGTAAGTCGCCCCAAGTTCTTAGAGCGACACATGAATAGACACTCAGAAGAGCTCCCCTACTCTTGTCCTACATGTAAAAGGTTTTATAAGAGCCTGCGGTACTTGCAGCAACACAGATGTCACAGTGTGGCGAAAGCAAGGGTTGGCAGGAAAGCAAAGGAAGAAGAGACTGAAGCAGACGAGGCAGAACAATCATCTAGCGGGGTTCCTTGTGAAGAAGCCATCGAAGAGCAGCCGTCAGACAACAACACCACACATGACCCTGACTACTCCCCTTCAGCAGAAAGGAGGTCTTCCAAAGACTCGGGACAGAAAAGCCCAGAAGGAAATAAATCTCTCATAGAAGGACCGTTCTATTGTCCCCACTGCAGTGTGGAGTTCAAGTGCAAACAAACCTTTAGGTTCCATTTAAGGAACATTTGCTACAATGAACAACAGGTGGATCCCGAGAAGCCAGAGGATGTTAAGCATTGTTTCAGGTGTGATGAATGTGACAAGGCGTTCAAATACAAATCAACATTGGATTCCCACAAACAGACTCACAACCCACTGTACTGTGAGGTTTGTATGAAACTGGTACGTGACGCAGAGGCACTGGCAATGCATAAAGAATCCCACACACCATTTCAGTGTAACCAGTGTGAGGAGAACTTCCCTGTGTTCAAGGCCCTTCACAAGCACTACATCGACGTCCACAATCCCACTGAACCTTTCACCTGCACCCACTGCCAGACAACATTTGCCAGTTTGAAGCGGTTCATCAGGCACGAGTGGAAACACACCGGTTACCAACCATTTCAGTGCCCACACTGCAGTAAACGGTTCCGATCCTACTCCGACCTCGTGGAGCaccagaaaaaacacacaaaggcgTATCCATTCCTGTGCTGGGAGTGTGGCAAAAAGTTCAGGCACGGCGTAACGCTGACGAGGCACGTGGAGCGCGTGCACCACTCCGGCGAGCCCATGACGCAAAAACCCTTGCCAACCTTCACATGTTCTCAGTGCGGAAAGACCTTCACGTCCAGGAGATGCCTCCTGAAACACGACAACTTCCATCACAAAGGGCTGCGTTTCCCATGTGAGCATTGTGGGAAGGGATTTTTTGGCAAGGATGCGTTGGTGAGGCATACTTTGATTCACACAGGCGAGAGGCCATTCAAGTGTGATGACTGTGATAAATCCTTCAGATCCGCAGCCGAACTAAAGATACACAGGAGATACCACACCGGGGAAAGACCATTTAAGTGCACCATCTGTGATAAAGGTTTTGTCCAGTCCTGCTTTCTTACTTTACACATGCGAACCCATACAGGAGAGAGACCATATGTTTGTTTAGTGTGCAACAAGGGCTTTTCAAGCTTGCATGGCCTAAAAAGACACAAGAGGCTGGTTCATGCGTAG
- the LOC113155839 gene encoding zinc finger protein 33A-like encodes MEDISQGKSTHLPLSSLRLLVPPVRLVSAAAWQTVQQKVVSDYGVLEEFVSMVTDFIPELLSSHQRAQLILGLRARLILELCRCEATATFDIVKPHLDRIHTLIAAWVTEVGATDVEIQNSDFVDLVKNILKDPDQREHFFQKVFPKEFGPTFDEALHSLMWIFLSRLENFLPLQSFQQVASMLVEVSSVLEECMESVSHCDELRTLLRYQKEVSQLDPNDASLDGVCIILALKLPSVKRTEAQKTPTGGDLMNKTLSCTLDLEKGALTLPQTTHIHTKTGNSTGNIKTDQTNWTPSNGPAMLPGDTMRPSKNASHLLKQCHVQLERVEMPLSSQLQPVRRKKGQRMKKILLKEKRGLREEAHTSSTKAASPDWAPPEVSDSEDSANFSKDTSYMAPVSDCSENDSWSYYSEDDSDHMNTSNSNCSMADSWSYYSDDTSSLMSQISRSTEDNILSNSSNEDLPEDLPFIGPENISATSRTPGISSPPKKIRKVQCFICKETVNTVLKKHLRTHFPTGDYTCPGCDSRFKLFSSLKTHMLRRCYEYIQQQVSPETPDKAKNIYKCDECQAAFRYKVSLERHKVTHNELYCNVCRRVLRDAAMLARHKVSHTPYQCTRCEESFTYFLPLQRHFENVHKISRPFKCNHCPKTLPKLRALIVHEWTHTGHLPFQCAQCSVRFRSDSELIHHQRVHTREKPYLCPECGKTFSQRSNLLRHVKLVHSEFRNVRRHSCSQCEKSFKERGALIKHQRRKHLNEVFRHPCPYCGKMVAASTLTRHKLMHTGERPFKCTMPNCDKFFRSTSEVKRHVLCNHTSDRPYKCDVCGKGFVNKCFLNTHSKIHSGEKPFVCHICGKAFPKLYSMQRHKNLVHTFISH; translated from the exons ATGGAAGACATTTCTCAAGGAAAAT CTACccaccttcctctctcctctctgcgcCTGTTGGTCCCACCTGTTCGGCTGGTCTCAGCAGCAGCCTGGCAGACCGTCCAGCAGAAAGTTGTGTCCGATTATGGGGTTCTCGAAGAGTTTGTCTCCATGGTTACAGACTTTATCCCCGAGCTACTCTCCAGCCACCAGAGAGCCCAACTTATTCTAGGTCTCAGGGCACGG CTAATCCTGGAGTTATGTCGGTGTGAAGCTACGGCTACCTTTGACATTGTTAAGCCGCACCTGGACAGAATACACACCCTTATCGCAGCGTGGGTAACGGAG GTTGGTGCTACTGATGTGGAAATTCAAAATTCCGACTTTGTGGATCTTGTTAAAAACATCCTGAAAGATCCTGACCAAAGGGAACACTTCTTTCAG AAAGTTTTCCCCAAAGAGTTTGGTCCCACTTTTGATGAAGCACTTCACAGCTTGATGTGGATCTTTCTGTCCCGACTTGAAaactttcttcctcttcagtcTTTCCAACag GTTGCCTCTATGTTAGTTGAGGTGTCCTCCGTTCTGGAGGAGTGTATGGAGTCTGTGTCTCACTGTGATGAGCTCAGAACCTTGCTGCGGTATCAAAAAGAAGTCAGCCAACTGGATCCCAATG atgCTTCCTTGGACGGTGTGTGCATTATTTTAGCTCTCAAACTTCCCTCAGTAAAAAGAACTGAAGCACAGAAAACACCAACAGGAGGCGACCTGATGAATAAGACGCTCTCATGTACACTGGATTTAGAGAAGGGAGCTTTAACTTTGCCTCAgacaacacatatacacactaaAACGGGCAACAGCACAGGTAATATAAAGACTGACCAAACTAACTGGACTCCTTCAAACGGACCAGCAATGCTTCCTGGAGATACTATGAGACCTTCTAAAAATGCATCTCACCTCCTGAAACAATGCCATGTTCAGCTGGAGAGAGTTGAAATGCCGCTGTCTTCGCAGCTTCAACCTGTTAGACGAAAGAAAGGCCAGAGGATGAAAAAAATTCTGctcaaagagaaaagagggcTTCGGGAAGAGGCCCACACTTCTTCTACGAAAGCAGCCTCACCTGACTGGGCTCCCCCAGAGGTCTCAGACAGCGAGGATTCAGCCAACTTCAGCAAAGACACATCATATATGGCTCCTGTCAGTGACTGCAGTGAAAATGACTCATGGTCTTACTACTCAGAGGACGACTCTGACCATATGAACACTAGTAATAGTAATTGCAGTATGGCTGATTCGTGGTCTTACTACTCAGATGATACCTCTTCTTTAATGAGTCAAATCAGTAGATCAACTGAAGACAATATACTGTCTAACAGCTCAAATGAGGACCTTCCTGAGGACCTTCCCTTCATTGGTCCTGAAAACATATCAGCCACAAGCAGGACGCCCGGCATCTCCAGCCCTCCAAAAAAGATTCGTAAAGTCCAGTGCTTCATCTGCAAGGAGACTGTGAACACGGTGTTGAAAAAGCACCTGAGAACCCACTTCCCTACCGGTGATTACACCTGCCCCGGATGCGACAGCAGATTCAAACTCTTTTCATCTCTCAAGACGCACATGCTGAGAAGGTGCTATGAGTACATTCAGCAGCAGGTAAGTCCGGAAACGCCGGACAAAGCCAAGAACATTTACAAGTGCGACGAATGCCAAGCGGCGTTCAGGTACAAAGTCTCACTGGAAAGGCACAAAGTGACCCACAACGAACTGTACTGCAATGTCTGTAGGAGAGTGTTACGAGATGCAGCAATGTTAGCAAGGCACAAGGTTTCACACACCCCTTATCAGTGCACGCGGTGCGAGGAGAGCTTCACTTACTTTTTACCATtgcaaagacattttgaaaatgtccaTAAAATCAGCAGGCCGTTTAAATGCAACCACTGCCCGAAAACCTTACCCAAGCTGCGTGCTTTGATCGTCCATGAGTGGACGCACACGGGTCACCTGCCGTTCCAGTGTGCTCAGTGCAGCGTCAGATTCAGGTCCGATTCAGAGCTCATTCATCATCAGAGGGTCCACACGAGAGAGAAACCCTACCTGTGCCCAGAGTGCGGCAAGACTTTCTCGCAGAGGAGCAACCTGTTGCGGCACGTGAAACTCGTCCACAGCGAGTTTCGTAATGTGAGGCGGCATTCTTGCTCCCAGTGTGAGAAATCCTTCAAAGAGAGAGGAGCCCTGATAAAACACCAGAGGAGAAAACACTTAAACGAAGTGTTCCGTCATCCGTGCCCTTACTGCGGCAAGATGGTCGCCGCAAGCACGCTCAcaagacacaaactgatgcatACGGGAGAGAGACCATTTAAATGCACCATGCCCAACTGTGACAAGTTCTTCAGGTCAACTTCTGAAGTGAAGAGGCATGTCCTCTGCAACCATACCTCAGATAGACCATATAAATGCGATGTGTGTGGAAAGGGCTTTGTGAATAAGTGTTTCCTCAATACACACTCTAAAATACACTCTGGAGAGAAGCCGTTTGTTTGCCACATCTGCGGCAAGGCTTTCCCCAAACTTTACAGcatgcagagacacaaaaaccTTGTACATACATTCATATCACATTAA